A single genomic interval of Numenius arquata chromosome 14, bNumArq3.hap1.1, whole genome shotgun sequence harbors:
- the MRPS34 gene encoding small ribosomal subunit protein mS34, with product MARKKLHRPIAAMARKIREYRALKNRPRDSQRFALDYETMRRPLTQKRLPVRAWEDARSENRLLALLCRLPRFGVGRTVTRKSWLWAHDEPCYWVIAKVKADYTAENMDHGRAWGFLTFRGKTEEEMREIDKVMYHDWRMVPKHEEEAFKKFTPVPEETIRYLPYPPLLRAMILAQRQKEGKPITEEPMIDLEKVMASPLWCAKKSAGTPV from the exons ATGGCCCGCAAGAAGCTGCACCGCCCGATCGCCGCCATGGCCAGGAAGATCCGCGAGTACCGGGCGCTGAAGAACCGGCCACGGGACTCGCAGCGCTTCGCCCTGGACTACGAGACGATGCGGCGGCCGCTGACCCAGAAGCGGCTGCCGGTGCGGGCCTGGGAGGACGCGCGGAGCGAGAACCGGCTGCTGGCGCTGCTCTGCCGCCTGCCGCGCTTCGGCGTGGGCCGCACCGTCACCCGCAAGTCTTGGCTGTGGGCCCACGACGAGCCCTGCTACTGGGTGATCGCCAAGGTGAAGGCGGACTACACGGCCGAG AACATGGATCACGGAAGAGCCTGGGGGTTCCTGACCTTCAGAG GCAAAACCgaagaagaaatgagagagaTTGACAAAGTCATGTACCATGACTGGCGTATGGTGCCCAAGCACGAGGAGGAGGCCTTCAAGAAATTCACCCCGGTGCCAGAAGAGACCATTCGGTACCTCCCGTACCCGCCCCTGCTCCGAGCCATGATCCTTGCGCAGCGgcagaaggagggaaaacccatcACAGAGGAGCCAATGATTGATCTGGAGAAGGTCATGGCCTCTCCCCTTTGGTGTGCAAAGAAATCTGCAGGGACACCAGTATAA